A single region of the Geobacillus subterraneus genome encodes:
- a CDS encoding rod shape-determining protein, with protein MFGFGTKDLGIDLGTANTLVYVKGKGIVLREPSVVAIQRDTKQIVAVGNEAKNMIGRTPGNIVALRPMKDGVIADYETTATMMKYYIRKAIKTKGLFAGKPYVMVCVPYGITAVEERAVIDATRQAGARDAYTIEEPFAAAIGANLPVWEPTGSMVVDIGGGTTEVAVISLGGIVTSQSIRIAGDEMDEAIIQYIRKTYNLMIGERTAEAIKMEIGSAGNPEGIGKMEIRGRDLLTGLPKTIEISAEEVAEALRDTVYAIVDSVKNTLEKTPPELAADIMDRGIVLTGGGALLRNLDKVISKETDMPVIVAENPLDCVAIGTGKALDHIDLFKNKARDHR; from the coding sequence ATGTTTGGATTTGGAACAAAAGATCTCGGGATCGACTTAGGGACAGCGAATACGCTCGTTTACGTAAAAGGAAAAGGAATCGTGCTCAGAGAGCCGTCCGTCGTTGCCATTCAGCGCGATACAAAGCAAATTGTCGCCGTCGGCAATGAAGCGAAAAACATGATCGGGCGCACGCCGGGCAACATCGTGGCGCTGCGGCCGATGAAAGATGGCGTCATTGCTGACTACGAGACGACAGCGACGATGATGAAATACTATATCCGCAAAGCCATCAAAACGAAAGGACTGTTCGCTGGCAAGCCGTATGTGATGGTATGTGTGCCGTATGGCATCACAGCGGTCGAAGAGCGGGCGGTCATCGATGCGACGCGCCAGGCCGGAGCGCGCGACGCGTATACGATTGAAGAGCCGTTTGCCGCGGCGATCGGCGCTAACTTGCCGGTATGGGAGCCGACCGGCAGCATGGTCGTGGACATTGGCGGCGGCACGACCGAGGTGGCGGTCATTTCGCTCGGCGGCATCGTGACGAGCCAGTCGATTCGCATTGCCGGCGATGAAATGGATGAGGCCATCATTCAATACATCCGCAAAACGTACAATTTGATGATCGGTGAGCGGACGGCAGAGGCGATCAAAATGGAAATCGGCTCTGCCGGAAATCCGGAAGGGATCGGCAAAATGGAAATTCGCGGCCGCGACTTACTGACCGGGCTGCCGAAAACGATCGAAATTAGCGCGGAAGAAGTGGCAGAGGCGCTGCGCGATACCGTTTATGCGATCGTTGACTCGGTGAAAAACACGCTCGAAAAAACACCGCCGGAGCTGGCCGCCGACATTATGGACCGCGGCATTGTGTTGACAGGCGGCGGGGCTTTGCTGCGCAATTTGGACAAAGTCATCAGCAAGGAAACGGACATGCCGGTCATCGTCGCTGAAAATCCGTTGGATTGCGTGGCGATCGGCACCGGCAAGGCGCTCGACCATATTGACTTGTTTAAAAACAAGGCGAGAGACCATCGCTGA
- the mreC gene encoding rod shape-determining protein MreC, with protein MPQFFGNKRLIFLLVSIVILVMLIGFSLRSREELTWPEQFIKDTAGFVQLLFGKPAQFVAGFFENVNDLRHTYAENELLKARLEEYAALQTEVEALRQENERLRALLDKKESLRDFIPIQATVIGRNPDRWRETIIVNKGAQHGVKKDMAVITPAGLVGKVQHASQFTSTVQLLSALDQNNRISAYVQGNENVFGLIEGYDEKRRELLLGEIPIDAKVKKKQKVLTSGLGGVFPKGLPIGEVTEVKPDQYGLTQVVYVKPFANLYDIDDVMIVKRKIDAALQEEEEAK; from the coding sequence ATGCCACAGTTTTTCGGAAATAAGCGCCTCATTTTTTTGCTTGTCAGCATTGTCATTCTTGTCATGTTGATCGGCTTTTCGCTGCGCAGCCGCGAGGAACTGACGTGGCCGGAGCAGTTTATCAAAGACACTGCCGGTTTTGTTCAGCTTCTGTTTGGGAAGCCCGCACAGTTTGTCGCGGGCTTCTTTGAAAATGTGAACGACCTCCGCCATACATATGCGGAAAACGAGTTGTTGAAAGCAAGGCTTGAAGAATACGCGGCGCTGCAGACAGAGGTCGAAGCGCTGCGCCAGGAAAATGAGCGGCTGCGCGCGCTGCTTGATAAAAAGGAGAGCTTGCGCGATTTTATTCCGATTCAGGCGACGGTGATCGGACGAAACCCGGACCGCTGGCGGGAGACGATCATTGTCAACAAAGGCGCGCAGCACGGGGTGAAAAAAGATATGGCGGTCATTACCCCGGCTGGGCTCGTCGGCAAGGTGCAGCACGCTTCGCAATTTACGTCCACGGTGCAACTGCTGAGCGCGCTTGACCAAAACAACCGCATTTCCGCTTACGTCCAAGGGAATGAAAATGTATTCGGGTTAATCGAAGGATATGATGAAAAGCGGCGCGAACTGTTGCTTGGCGAAATTCCGATTGACGCCAAGGTGAAAAAGAAGCAAAAAGTGTTGACTTCCGGCCTCGGCGGCGTGTTTCCGAAAGGATTGCCGATCGGCGAAGTGACCGAGGTCAAGCCGGATCAGTACGGACTGACGCAAGTCGTCTATGTCAAGCCGTTTGCCAACTTGTATGATATTGATGATGTGATGATTGTGAAACGAAAAATCGATGCGGCACTGCAAGAAGAGGAGGAGGCAAAGTGA
- the mreD gene encoding rod shape-determining protein MreD has product MKKWQLPFLAVLCFVSESIFVDVWPKGDVYVRYFFVPRFFLIFLVLTAVYLGGTRAMGYGFVFGFLYDYVYTELLGVYAFAYTLIAYVAGKAMKWFHQSWLVVFLLSLSAIALLDSYVYGIQLLIGRTDWPFSVFWDRRLWPTLLVNIAFFLIFSYPLGRWLAKIRRLEQEE; this is encoded by the coding sequence GTGAAAAAGTGGCAGCTCCCTTTCCTTGCGGTGTTATGTTTTGTCAGCGAAAGCATTTTTGTTGATGTGTGGCCGAAGGGTGACGTATATGTCCGCTATTTTTTTGTTCCCCGTTTTTTTCTCATTTTTTTAGTGCTGACGGCTGTGTATCTCGGTGGGACGCGGGCGATGGGGTACGGGTTCGTTTTCGGGTTCCTGTACGATTACGTCTATACGGAGCTGCTTGGCGTTTACGCGTTTGCCTACACGCTCATCGCCTATGTAGCGGGCAAAGCGATGAAATGGTTTCACCAGAGCTGGCTCGTTGTTTTTTTGCTGTCGCTGTCGGCCATTGCGTTGCTTGACAGTTACGTGTACGGCATTCAGCTGTTGATCGGGCGGACGGATTGGCCGTTTTCCGTTTTTTGGGATCGTCGTTTATGGCCGACGTTGCTGGTAAACATCGCGTTTTTTCTCATCTTCTCGTACCCGCTCGGACGGTGGCTGGCAAAAATTCGCCGGTTGGAGCAGGAAGAATAA
- the minC gene encoding septum site-determining protein MinC, which translates to MNVVAKQKQQYVTIKGTKDGLTLHLDDRCSYDDLLKEIEERLVKHSGVAPNSPLVSVHLKVGNRYLTPAQEEELRALIRRSKNLVVDSIESNVMSKAEAIEWIQKTKIVTVSRIIRSGQVLHVEGDLLLLGDVNPGGTVIAGGNIFILGALRGIAHAGYAGNKEAIIAASVMKPMQLRISDVMNRAPDYKTDEGNEMECAYINEQNQIVVDRLQLLMHLRPNLTRLERRM; encoded by the coding sequence GTGAACGTTGTGGCAAAACAAAAGCAGCAGTACGTGACGATTAAAGGGACGAAAGATGGGCTGACGCTGCATCTTGATGACCGTTGCTCGTACGACGATTTGTTGAAAGAGATCGAGGAGCGGCTCGTCAAACACTCCGGCGTCGCGCCCAACAGCCCGCTCGTCTCCGTCCATCTGAAAGTCGGGAACCGCTACTTGACGCCCGCCCAAGAGGAGGAGTTGCGTGCGCTCATCCGCCGTTCGAAAAATTTGGTCGTCGATTCGATCGAAAGCAATGTGATGTCGAAAGCGGAAGCGATCGAATGGATACAGAAAACGAAAATCGTCACTGTCTCGCGTATTATTCGTTCCGGGCAAGTGCTCCATGTGGAGGGGGATTTGCTGCTGCTCGGCGATGTGAACCCCGGCGGAACGGTCATTGCCGGAGGCAACATTTTCATCCTCGGCGCCTTGCGCGGCATCGCTCACGCCGGATATGCCGGAAATAAAGAGGCGATTATCGCCGCGTCGGTGATGAAGCCGATGCAGCTGCGCATCAGCGATGTCATGAATCGTGCTCCCGATTACAAAACGGACGAAGGAAATGAGATGGAATGTGCCTATATTAATGAACAGAATCAAATTGTTGTCGACCGCCTGCAGCTGCTCATGCATTTGCGGCCGAATTTGACGCGCTTAGAAAGGAGAATGTAA
- the minD gene encoding septum site-determining protein MinD, with product MGEAIVITSGKGGVGKTTTTANLGTALAILGKRVCLVDTDIGLRNLDVVLGLENRIIYDLVDVVEGRCTVQKALVKDKRFDNHLYLLPAAQTSDKSAVNPGQMKELVEQLKQEYDYVLIDCPAGIEQGYRNAVAGADEAIVVTTPEVSAVRDADRIIGLLEAEEHVKPPRLIINRIRSHMVKSGDMLDVDEIVMHLSIELLGIIADDENVIKASNRGEPIVLDPNSKASIAYRNIARRILGESVPLPPLEEEEKGLFSKIRKIFSLK from the coding sequence GTGGGAGAAGCGATCGTCATCACTTCCGGGAAAGGCGGCGTCGGCAAAACGACGACGACCGCGAACCTTGGAACGGCCCTCGCCATTTTAGGGAAGCGGGTGTGCCTTGTCGATACGGACATCGGGCTGCGCAACCTTGATGTCGTATTGGGGCTTGAAAACCGAATTATTTATGACTTAGTGGATGTCGTCGAAGGGCGCTGTACGGTGCAAAAAGCGCTTGTCAAAGATAAGCGGTTCGATAACCATTTGTATTTGCTGCCGGCGGCGCAGACGAGCGATAAATCGGCGGTCAATCCGGGGCAGATGAAAGAGCTGGTTGAGCAGCTGAAGCAGGAATACGATTATGTGCTCATCGACTGCCCGGCCGGCATTGAGCAAGGATACCGCAACGCCGTCGCCGGCGCGGACGAGGCGATCGTCGTCACGACGCCGGAAGTGTCAGCGGTTCGCGATGCCGACCGCATCATCGGCCTGCTTGAAGCGGAAGAGCACGTCAAGCCGCCGCGCCTCATCATCAACCGCATCCGCAGCCATATGGTGAAAAGCGGCGATATGCTCGATGTCGATGAAATTGTCATGCATTTATCGATCGAACTGCTCGGTATTATCGCCGATGATGAAAACGTGATCAAGGCGTCCAACCGCGGCGAGCCGATCGTCCTTGACCCGAACAGCAAAGCGTCGATCGCCTACCGCAACATCGCCCGCCGCATCCTCGGCGAGTCGGTGCCGCTGCCGCCGCTTGAGGAAGAAGAGAAAGGATTGTTCTCGAAGATTCGAAAAATATTTAGTTTAAAGTAG